Below is a window of Paroceanicella profunda DNA.
ACGGGGTGGTGGCCGAGCAGAGCATCCTGCAGCTTTTCATTGCCGGCATCCTGCCCGGGCTGCTGCTGGCCGCGCTCTACAGCCTCTACATCGGCCTGCACCAGTCGCTCAGCGGCGCGCGCCCGGTGCTGCCGGAGTTCACATGGGCCGACCGCTGGCGCGGGCTGGCCGAGATCGGGCCGCTGGGCGCGTTGATCGCCGGGATCATGGGGTCGCTCTACCTCGGGCTGGCCAGCCCGACGGAGCTGGCCTCGGTGGGCGTGCTGGGCGCGGTGCTGCTCTCCGCGGCGCGGCGGCGGCTGAGCCTGGGCGGGCTGGTCACCGCCGGCCGGGCCGCGGTGCGCACCAGCGCGATGATGGGGCTCATCCTGCTCGGCGCGGCGCTGCTGAACGCGGCGCTCGGCTTCCTGGGCCTGCCGAAGTACATTGCGGGGGAGATCGCGGCGCTGCATCTGGCGCCCTTCGCGCTCATCGCGGTGCTGCTTGCCTTCTACGTGCTGATCGGCATGTTCCTGGACGGCACGTCGATCATCGTGATGACGCTGCCGATCACCCTGCCGCTGGTCACCGCGGCCGGGTTCGATCCGATCTGGTTCGGGATATTCGTCGTGGTCGCCGTGGAGATTTCGCAGATAACGCCGCCGATCGGCTTCAACCTCTTCGTCATCCAGTCGCAGACCGGGGCGACGATGGGCGCGCTGGTGCGCGCGGTCTGGCCGTTCTTCCTGATCCTGCTGGGTTTCGCGCTGCTGCTGGCGCTGGTGCCGCAGATCGTGCTCTGGCTGCCGGGGCAGCTGTGATGGCGGAGGTGCTTCAC
It encodes the following:
- a CDS encoding TRAP transporter large permease, with protein sequence MLEIALVALLLFVVLLLGSVWVGLSLFGVGYVLLTLYKPNIPLDAFAGKLLWQATTSRELLALPLFILMSEILVTAQLGRSLFSGLAPWVARVPGGLVHVNVAGSTLFAAVSGSSAATTAIVGKVTLPELAARGYDRNLSIGSLAGAGTLGFLIPPSIIMIIYGVVAEQSILQLFIAGILPGLLLAALYSLYIGLHQSLSGARPVLPEFTWADRWRGLAEIGPLGALIAGIMGSLYLGLASPTELASVGVLGAVLLSAARRRLSLGGLVTAGRAAVRTSAMMGLILLGAALLNAALGFLGLPKYIAGEIAALHLAPFALIAVLLAFYVLIGMFLDGTSIIVMTLPITLPLVTAAGFDPIWFGIFVVVAVEISQITPPIGFNLFVIQSQTGATMGALVRAVWPFFLILLGFALLLALVPQIVLWLPGQL